Proteins from a single region of Nakamurella flava:
- a CDS encoding IclR family transcriptional regulator, with protein sequence MPGNVQSVERAAAILRLLADEDEPLALAQIASALGLAKPTAHGILRTLADVGFVEQPEANGPYQVASDLFEVGRGQRFDPNELRSRAMNWTDTLAARTGESARVATYYRGRAEVAHHVFRAGGGTQVLTTGAQVPLHASALGKVLLAHDPGAARRALRAELPVYTHRTITDRVLLQRELAAVRDLGWARALGEVDPDVAGLAAPIRDRGGYVVAVVGIEGLIDRLYDGRGKPRPDMVDAVVDTGRAISRELGHGRER encoded by the coding sequence GTGCCGGGGAATGTCCAGTCGGTCGAGCGTGCGGCGGCCATCCTGCGGCTGCTGGCCGACGAGGACGAACCCTTGGCCCTGGCCCAGATCGCGTCGGCTCTGGGCCTGGCCAAGCCCACCGCACACGGCATCCTGCGCACGCTGGCCGACGTCGGTTTTGTCGAACAACCCGAGGCGAACGGCCCGTACCAGGTGGCGTCCGACCTGTTCGAGGTCGGTCGCGGTCAACGGTTCGACCCCAACGAGCTGCGGTCGCGGGCCATGAACTGGACGGACACGCTGGCCGCCCGCACCGGGGAGTCCGCTCGGGTGGCCACCTACTACCGGGGGCGGGCGGAGGTCGCCCACCATGTCTTCCGGGCCGGCGGGGGCACCCAGGTGCTGACCACTGGCGCGCAGGTACCGCTGCACGCCAGTGCACTGGGCAAGGTCCTGTTGGCGCACGACCCGGGGGCCGCGCGCCGGGCCCTGCGGGCCGAGCTCCCGGTCTACACCCACCGGACCATCACCGATCGGGTGCTGTTGCAGCGGGAGCTCGCCGCCGTGCGGGACCTCGGCTGGGCGCGCGCGCTGGGCGAGGTGGACCCGGACGTCGCCGGTCTGGCCGCCCCCATCCGCGACCGGGGCGGCTACGTCGTCGCCGTGGTCGGCATCGAGGGATTGATCGACCGGCTGTACGACGGACGCGGTAAGCCCCGCCCGGACATGGTCGACGCGGTGGTCGACACCGGTCGGGCCATCTCCCGCGAACTCGGTCACGGACGGGAACGATGA